A DNA window from Solanum lycopersicum chromosome 3, SLM_r2.1 contains the following coding sequences:
- the LOC101253469 gene encoding anamorsin homolog isoform X1, whose protein sequence is MDGQVGDGSILVLVEDVMVPISLVYNAISILKKEGVEKLDPMIVTQASTQSLTSVESASRDIVALICRSLEFPSDKMCGDISRVLKPGGTVLLSLSSQSVSKQANSTHERKLLLAGFSDAQSSEAGHSIMITAKKPSWKVGSSFSIKKITKSLPKVQIDDDSDLIDEDSLLTEEDLKKPQLPNVGDCEVGKTKKACKNCSCGRAEAETKVQLGPTAEQLDNPQSACGSCGLGDAFRCGTCPYKGLPPFKLGEKVTLSASFLDADI, encoded by the exons atG GACGGTCAAGTTGGAGATGGTAGTATATTGGTGCTTGTCGAGGATGTTATGGTACCAATTAGCTTGGTATACAATGCCATCAGTATCTTGAAGAAAGAGGGAGTTGAGAAGTTGGACCCTATGATTGTAACTCAAGCTTCAACCCAGA GTCTGACATCAGTGGAGTCTGCATCTAGGGATATTGTTGCTCTCATATGCAGGTCCCTCGAGTTTCCTAGTGATAAAATGTGTGGGGACATCTCAAGAGTGTTGAAACCAGGTGGAACAGTCCTACTTAGCCTAAGTTCTCAATCAGTCTCGAAG CAGGCAAACTCCACCCACGAGCGCAAGTTATTGTTGGCTGGATTCTCTGATGCCCAGTCATCTGAAGCCGGCCACTCTATCATG ATAACAGCAAAGAAACCTTCATGGAAAGTTGGTTCATCCTTCTCTATCAAGAAAATCACGAAAAGTTTACCGAAAGTTCAGATTGATGATGATTCAGATCTCATTGATGAGGATAGCCTTCTCACTGAAGAAGATCTGAAGAAACCTCAATTGCCAAATG TTGGGGATTGTGAAGTTGGAAAAACAAAGAAAGCATGCAAAAATTGTTCGTGCGGACGTGCTGAAGCAGAGACTAAAGTGCAACTTGGGCCAACTGCTGAACAACTGGATAATCCTCAGTCTGCTTGTGGCAGT TGTGGTCTAGGTGATGCTTTCCGTTGCGGTACATGCCCTTATAAGGGTCTTCCTCCATTCAAACTTGGTGAAAAG GTTACGCTTTCCGCGAGCTTTCTTGACGCTGATATCTAA
- the LOC101251965 gene encoding zinc finger CCCH domain-containing protein 25 isoform X3, whose translation MNPLTLVKRIQNINAKEASLGISDQASWHARYKDSAYVFVGGIPFDLTEGDLLAVFAQYGEVVDVNLVRDKGTGKSKGFAFVAYEDQRSTNLAVDNLNGAQILGRIIRVDHVTNYKKKEEEDEETERKKREERGVCRSFQRGECNRGAACKFSHDEKRAANTGWGAEEDRSSRWAHDKAEDSKKDGRSGQWGRPPRPDYKEEVKVSDKDPRNSKAKITDVERHEQRDSTARDHYKRDSTARDHYKRDVEQHRSERKEKGSNYKEDDLDRSHVERRSRRYDDVQDSGEAIGRKSRRHDDVISKEYDDRKDERRQKRYESESYHTEKRESREMEKRSRLHRDGRDEEDRRQRSHR comes from the exons ATGAATCCGTTGACGCTAGTGAAGCgtattcaaaatattaatgCAAAAGAAGCATCTTTAGGGATCTCCGATCAGGCATCCTGGCATGCTAGATACAAAGATTCAGCTTATGTATTTGTTGGCGGAATTCCTTTTGACCTCACTGAAGGTGATCTCCTAGCTGTTTTCGCCCA GTATGGGGAGGTTGTTGATGTCAATCTTGTTAGAGATAAAGGTACTGGCAAGTCAAAGGGTTTTGCTTTTGTTGCTTATGAGGATCAAAGGAGTACGAATCTCGCTGTGG ATAACTTAAACGGTGCTCAGATCCTGGGTAGAATAATCAGAGTCGATCATGTTACCAactataaaaagaaagaagaagaggatgAAGAGACAGAGAGGAAAAAGAGGGAGGAGCGAGGGGTCTGTCGTTCTTTCCAGAGGGGTGAATGCAATCGTGGTGCTGCTTGCAAGTTCTCTCACGATGAGAAG AGAGCTGCAAACACAGGTTGGGGTGCTGAGGAAGATCGAAGTTCGAGATGGGCCCATGATAAAGCTGAAGATTCTAAGAAGGATGGAAGATCTGGCCAATGGGGTCGGCCTCCTCGGCCTGACTACAAGGAAGAGGTCAAAGTCTCTGATAAAGATCCAAGAAATTCTAAAGCAAAAATTACTGATGTAGAAAGGCATGAGCAGAGAGATTCAACTGCAAGAGATCATTATAAGAGAGATTCAACTGCAAGAGATCACTATAAGAGAGATGTCGAGCAGCACAGGTCAGAGCGGAAGGAAAAGGGAAGTAATTACAAAGAAGATGATCTGGATAGGTCACATGTGGAGAGAAGATCTAGGCGGTATGATGATGTACAAGACTCGGGGGAAGCTATTGGGAGAAAATCTAGGAGGCATGATGATGTGATCTCAAAGGAATACGATGATAGGAAAGACGAAAGAAGACAAAAAAGATATGAATCTGAATCTTATCATACAGAAAAAAGAGAAAGCAGGGAAATGGAGAAACGATCTCGCCTCCACCGTGATGGACGGGATGAAGAAGATCGGAGGCAAAGATCACATAGATGA
- the LOC101264611 gene encoding uncharacterized protein isoform X2, with amino-acid sequence MNSINGFKGMVKKKRASSWDVREVMDCLNQLIADKPFLPVVIPVFLVVWGIEKWIFSLTNWVPLVVAVWAVFQYGSYQRKILAEDLNNKWKQVLLETSPTTPLEQCEWLNKLLIEVWPNYISPRLSLRFSSIVERRMKQRRSKLIEKIELQEFSLGSKPPVLGLRGVRWSTSNDQLRLVPVLDGRAFLYSFVASPDVRINVAFGSGGSQSLPATELPGVSAWLVKLVNDSLAKRMVEPRRNCFSLPAVNLFKTAVAGVLSVTVMSASKLSRSNLRTSPSRKQHSSSTDGYVENSNDYKDLRTFVEVELEELTRRTEVQPGSCPRWDSKFNMTLHEDAGTIKFNLFECTPGGVKYDYLTSCEVKMRYVADDSTIFWATGADSTAIARRAEFCGKEIEMTVPFEGINSGELTVKLVLKEWQFADGSHSSNGLPMSSQPSLNGTSSFLSRTGRKIYVTIVEGKDLPSKDKYGKLGSGCYVKFQYGKALKRSKTVPHTSNAIWNQKFEFDEIAGGEYLKIKCFIEEMFADENIGSARVNLEGLIEGSPRDVWIPLEKVNSGELRLQIEAVRVEDSEGSKGSTSNGWVELALIEAKDLVGADLRGTSDPYVRVQYGNLKKRTKVMYKTVNPKWHQTLEFPDDGSPLELHVKDHNHLLPTSSIGDCVVEYQRLPPNEMFDKWIPLQNVKKGEIHIQVTRKVPDLEKKSSLDSESSVTKARRQVSNQMKQMMIKFQSLIEDDDLEGLSASLHEMESLHDTQEEFMVQLETEQTLLLNKINELGQEIINSSPCYALSRRPILP; translated from the exons ATGAATTCCATTAACGGATTCAAAGGG ATGGTGAAGAAAAAGAGAGCAAGTTCTTGGGATGTGAGGGAAGTTATGGATTGCTTGAATCAGTTGATTGCTGATAAGCCATTTCTTCCAGTTGTAATTCCTGTGTTTTTAGTTGTTTGGGGCATAGAAAAGTGGATTTTCTCTCTGACCAATTGGGTTCCTCTAGTTGTGGCTGTTTGGGCTGTTTTTCAG TACGGAAGTTACCAACGCAAAATTCTTGCAGAAGACTTGAATAATAAATGGAAGCAAGTGTTGCTGGAGACATCT CCAACAACACCTTTGGAGCAGTGTGAGTGGCTGAATAAGCTATTAATTGAAGTTTGGCCTAATTATATTAGCCCGAGGCTTTCTTTGAGGTTCTCTTCTATTGTCGAG AGACGCATGAAACAACGAAGATCAAAGTTGATT GAAAAGATTGAATTACAAGAATTTTCACTTGGTTCTAAGCCTCCAGTTTTAGGGCTTCGTGGAGTACGGTGGTCAACTTCCAATGATCAG CTCCGCTTAGTGCCAGTTTTAGATGGAAGAGCATTTTTATACTCATTTGTGGCTTCCCCGGATGTTAGGATAAATGTTGCTTTTGGAAGTGGTGGAAGCCAATCTCTTCCAGCAACTGAGCTGCCAGGGGTTTCTGCATGGCTG GTTAAACTTGTTAATGACTCCTTAGCTAAGAGGATGGTTGAACCTCGccgtaattgtttttctttgccCGCGGTGAATTTATTCAAAACGGCTGTTGCTGGTGTACTCTCTGTCACCGTGATGTCTGCCAGCAAATTGTCAAGGAGTAACCTGAGGACTAGTCCTTCCAGGAAACAACACAGTTCATCAACAGATGGTTATGTGGAGAATTCTAATGATTACAAGGATTTGCGGACATTTGTTGAGGTTGAACTTGAAGAATTAACCAGGAGAACAGAGGTCCAACCAGGATCCTGCCCTAGATGGGACTCAAAGTTCAATATGACTCTACATGAGGATGCAGGAACAATTAAGTTCAATTTATTTGAATGCACTCCTGGCGGTGTGAAGTATGACTATCTGACAAGCTGTGAAGTAAAG ATGAGATATGTTGCAGACGATTCAACAATATTTTGGGCGACGGGAGCAGACTCCACTGCTATAGCCAGGCGCGCAGAGTTCTGTGGTAAAGAAATTGAAATGACGGTGCCATTTGAGGGGATCAATTCAGGGGAG TTGACGGTGAAACTCGTTTTAAAGGAATGGCAATTTGCTGATGGTTCACATAGCTCAAATGGTTTGCCAATGAGCTCTCAACCTTCACTCAACGGCACATCAAGTTTCCTATCTAGAACAGGAAGAAAAATCTATGTGACAATAGTTGAAGGAAAAGATCTTCCATCAAAAGATAAATATGGAAAGCTTGGTTCTGGCTGTTACGTGAAATTCCAGTATGGGAAG GCTCTCAAAAGATCGAAAACTGTTCCACATACATCAAATGCTATCTGGAATCAGAAGTTTGAGTTTGATGAAATTGCTGGTGGTGAATATCTGAAGATAAAATGCTTCATCGAGGAGATGTTTGCAGATGAGAACATTGGTAGTGCACGAGTAAACTTAGAAGGACTTATAGAAGGCTCCCCAAGGGATGTGTGGATTCCTCTTGAAAAAGTGAATTCTGGAGAATTGCGGCTCCAGATTGAAGCAGTCAGAGTTGAGGACTCTGAAGGATCCAAG GGTTCAACTTCCAATGGTTGGGTTGAACTTGCTCTCATCGAGGCTAAAGACCTTGTTGGTGCTGATCTCCGAGGAACCAGTGATCCTTATGTGAGGGTACAATATGGGAACTTGAAGAAAAGAACTAAG GTTATGTATAAAACGGTGAATCCAAAATGGCACCAGACGCTAGAATTTCCTGATGACGGGAGTCCCCTGGAGTTGCATGTTAAGGACCACAACCATTTGCTGCCAACATCAAGCATAGGTGATTGTGTTGTTGAGTACCAGAGGTTGCCTCCAAATGAAATGTTTGATAAGTGGATACCCCTTCAAAATGTAAAGAAGGGAGAGATCCATATTCAAGTCACACGTAAAGTCCCGGATCTAGAAAAGAAATCAAGCTTAGATTCTGAGTCTTCAGTAACCAAAGCACGACGCCAAGTTTCTAACCAG ATGAAGCAAATGATGATCAAGTTCCAGTCTTTAATTGAAGACGATGATCTGGAAGGACTTTCAGCATCGTTGCACGAAATGGAAAGCCTACATGACACACAAGAAGAGTTTATGGTACAGCTCGAGACTGAACAAACACTTTTGCTCAACAAGATAAATGAGCTTGGACAGGAAATCATTAATTCATCACCTTGTTATGCTTTGAGTAGAAGACCTATTTTACCTTGA
- the LOC101251965 gene encoding zinc finger CCCH domain-containing protein 25 isoform X2 — translation MLLQLLFRPNTKSRRITGLRNWNIAMNPLTLVKRIQNINAKEASLGISDQASWHARYKDSAYVFVGGIPFDLTEGDLLAVFAQYGEVVDVNLVRDKGTGKSKGFAFVAYEDQRSTNLAVDNLNGAQILGRIIRVDHVTNYKKKEEEDEETERKKREERGVCRSFQRGECNRGAACKFSHDEKRAANTGWGAEEDRSSRWAHDKAEDSKKDGRSGQWGRPPRPDYKEEVKVSDKDPRNSKAKITDVERHEQRDSTARDHYKRDSTARDHYKRDVEQHRSERKEKGSNYKEDDLDRSHVERRSRRYDDVQDSGEAIGRKSRRHDDVISKEYDDRKDERRQKRYESESYHTEKRESREMEKRSRLHRDGRDEEDRRQRSHR, via the exons ATGCTGCTTCAGCTTCTGTTTCGGCCAAATACGAAATCACGCCGGATAACAGGT TTGAGGAATTGGAATATTGCAATGAATCCGTTGACGCTAGTGAAGCgtattcaaaatattaatgCAAAAGAAGCATCTTTAGGGATCTCCGATCAGGCATCCTGGCATGCTAGATACAAAGATTCAGCTTATGTATTTGTTGGCGGAATTCCTTTTGACCTCACTGAAGGTGATCTCCTAGCTGTTTTCGCCCA GTATGGGGAGGTTGTTGATGTCAATCTTGTTAGAGATAAAGGTACTGGCAAGTCAAAGGGTTTTGCTTTTGTTGCTTATGAGGATCAAAGGAGTACGAATCTCGCTGTGG ATAACTTAAACGGTGCTCAGATCCTGGGTAGAATAATCAGAGTCGATCATGTTACCAactataaaaagaaagaagaagaggatgAAGAGACAGAGAGGAAAAAGAGGGAGGAGCGAGGGGTCTGTCGTTCTTTCCAGAGGGGTGAATGCAATCGTGGTGCTGCTTGCAAGTTCTCTCACGATGAGAAG AGAGCTGCAAACACAGGTTGGGGTGCTGAGGAAGATCGAAGTTCGAGATGGGCCCATGATAAAGCTGAAGATTCTAAGAAGGATGGAAGATCTGGCCAATGGGGTCGGCCTCCTCGGCCTGACTACAAGGAAGAGGTCAAAGTCTCTGATAAAGATCCAAGAAATTCTAAAGCAAAAATTACTGATGTAGAAAGGCATGAGCAGAGAGATTCAACTGCAAGAGATCATTATAAGAGAGATTCAACTGCAAGAGATCACTATAAGAGAGATGTCGAGCAGCACAGGTCAGAGCGGAAGGAAAAGGGAAGTAATTACAAAGAAGATGATCTGGATAGGTCACATGTGGAGAGAAGATCTAGGCGGTATGATGATGTACAAGACTCGGGGGAAGCTATTGGGAGAAAATCTAGGAGGCATGATGATGTGATCTCAAAGGAATACGATGATAGGAAAGACGAAAGAAGACAAAAAAGATATGAATCTGAATCTTATCATACAGAAAAAAGAGAAAGCAGGGAAATGGAGAAACGATCTCGCCTCCACCGTGATGGACGGGATGAAGAAGATCGGAGGCAAAGATCACATAGATGA
- the LOC101253469 gene encoding anamorsin homolog isoform X2 encodes MDGQVGDGSILVLVEDVMVPISLVYNAISILKKEGVEKLDPMIVTQASTQSLTSVESASRDIVALICRSLEFPSDKMCGDISRVLKPGGTVLLSLSSQSVSKANSTHERKLLLAGFSDAQSSEAGHSIMITAKKPSWKVGSSFSIKKITKSLPKVQIDDDSDLIDEDSLLTEEDLKKPQLPNVGDCEVGKTKKACKNCSCGRAEAETKVQLGPTAEQLDNPQSACGSCGLGDAFRCGTCPYKGLPPFKLGEKVTLSASFLDADI; translated from the exons atG GACGGTCAAGTTGGAGATGGTAGTATATTGGTGCTTGTCGAGGATGTTATGGTACCAATTAGCTTGGTATACAATGCCATCAGTATCTTGAAGAAAGAGGGAGTTGAGAAGTTGGACCCTATGATTGTAACTCAAGCTTCAACCCAGA GTCTGACATCAGTGGAGTCTGCATCTAGGGATATTGTTGCTCTCATATGCAGGTCCCTCGAGTTTCCTAGTGATAAAATGTGTGGGGACATCTCAAGAGTGTTGAAACCAGGTGGAACAGTCCTACTTAGCCTAAGTTCTCAATCAGTCTCGAAG GCAAACTCCACCCACGAGCGCAAGTTATTGTTGGCTGGATTCTCTGATGCCCAGTCATCTGAAGCCGGCCACTCTATCATG ATAACAGCAAAGAAACCTTCATGGAAAGTTGGTTCATCCTTCTCTATCAAGAAAATCACGAAAAGTTTACCGAAAGTTCAGATTGATGATGATTCAGATCTCATTGATGAGGATAGCCTTCTCACTGAAGAAGATCTGAAGAAACCTCAATTGCCAAATG TTGGGGATTGTGAAGTTGGAAAAACAAAGAAAGCATGCAAAAATTGTTCGTGCGGACGTGCTGAAGCAGAGACTAAAGTGCAACTTGGGCCAACTGCTGAACAACTGGATAATCCTCAGTCTGCTTGTGGCAGT TGTGGTCTAGGTGATGCTTTCCGTTGCGGTACATGCCCTTATAAGGGTCTTCCTCCATTCAAACTTGGTGAAAAG GTTACGCTTTCCGCGAGCTTTCTTGACGCTGATATCTAA
- the LOC101251965 gene encoding zinc finger CCCH domain-containing protein 25 isoform X1, translating to MILKIRIFFFFRQTLRGGNRMLLQLLFRPNTKSRRITGLRNWNIAMNPLTLVKRIQNINAKEASLGISDQASWHARYKDSAYVFVGGIPFDLTEGDLLAVFAQYGEVVDVNLVRDKGTGKSKGFAFVAYEDQRSTNLAVDNLNGAQILGRIIRVDHVTNYKKKEEEDEETERKKREERGVCRSFQRGECNRGAACKFSHDEKRAANTGWGAEEDRSSRWAHDKAEDSKKDGRSGQWGRPPRPDYKEEVKVSDKDPRNSKAKITDVERHEQRDSTARDHYKRDSTARDHYKRDVEQHRSERKEKGSNYKEDDLDRSHVERRSRRYDDVQDSGEAIGRKSRRHDDVISKEYDDRKDERRQKRYESESYHTEKRESREMEKRSRLHRDGRDEEDRRQRSHR from the exons atgatattgaaaattagaatcttctttttttttcggCAGACTCTGCGGGGAGGAAACCGTATGCTGCTTCAGCTTCTGTTTCGGCCAAATACGAAATCACGCCGGATAACAGGT TTGAGGAATTGGAATATTGCAATGAATCCGTTGACGCTAGTGAAGCgtattcaaaatattaatgCAAAAGAAGCATCTTTAGGGATCTCCGATCAGGCATCCTGGCATGCTAGATACAAAGATTCAGCTTATGTATTTGTTGGCGGAATTCCTTTTGACCTCACTGAAGGTGATCTCCTAGCTGTTTTCGCCCA GTATGGGGAGGTTGTTGATGTCAATCTTGTTAGAGATAAAGGTACTGGCAAGTCAAAGGGTTTTGCTTTTGTTGCTTATGAGGATCAAAGGAGTACGAATCTCGCTGTGG ATAACTTAAACGGTGCTCAGATCCTGGGTAGAATAATCAGAGTCGATCATGTTACCAactataaaaagaaagaagaagaggatgAAGAGACAGAGAGGAAAAAGAGGGAGGAGCGAGGGGTCTGTCGTTCTTTCCAGAGGGGTGAATGCAATCGTGGTGCTGCTTGCAAGTTCTCTCACGATGAGAAG AGAGCTGCAAACACAGGTTGGGGTGCTGAGGAAGATCGAAGTTCGAGATGGGCCCATGATAAAGCTGAAGATTCTAAGAAGGATGGAAGATCTGGCCAATGGGGTCGGCCTCCTCGGCCTGACTACAAGGAAGAGGTCAAAGTCTCTGATAAAGATCCAAGAAATTCTAAAGCAAAAATTACTGATGTAGAAAGGCATGAGCAGAGAGATTCAACTGCAAGAGATCATTATAAGAGAGATTCAACTGCAAGAGATCACTATAAGAGAGATGTCGAGCAGCACAGGTCAGAGCGGAAGGAAAAGGGAAGTAATTACAAAGAAGATGATCTGGATAGGTCACATGTGGAGAGAAGATCTAGGCGGTATGATGATGTACAAGACTCGGGGGAAGCTATTGGGAGAAAATCTAGGAGGCATGATGATGTGATCTCAAAGGAATACGATGATAGGAAAGACGAAAGAAGACAAAAAAGATATGAATCTGAATCTTATCATACAGAAAAAAGAGAAAGCAGGGAAATGGAGAAACGATCTCGCCTCCACCGTGATGGACGGGATGAAGAAGATCGGAGGCAAAGATCACATAGATGA
- the LOC101264611 gene encoding uncharacterized protein isoform X1 → MNSINGFKGMVKKKRASSWDVREVMDCLNQLIADKPFLPVVIPVFLVVWGIEKWIFSLTNWVPLVVAVWAVFQYGSYQRKILAEDLNNKWKQVLLETSPTTPLEQCEWLNKLLIEVWPNYISPRLSLRFSSIVERRMKQRRSKLIEKIELQEFSLGSKPPVLGLRGVRWSTSNDQRIAHLGFDWDTTDISIMLLAKLGKPLMGTARIVVNSIHIKGDLRLVPVLDGRAFLYSFVASPDVRINVAFGSGGSQSLPATELPGVSAWLVKLVNDSLAKRMVEPRRNCFSLPAVNLFKTAVAGVLSVTVMSASKLSRSNLRTSPSRKQHSSSTDGYVENSNDYKDLRTFVEVELEELTRRTEVQPGSCPRWDSKFNMTLHEDAGTIKFNLFECTPGGVKYDYLTSCEVKMRYVADDSTIFWATGADSTAIARRAEFCGKEIEMTVPFEGINSGELTVKLVLKEWQFADGSHSSNGLPMSSQPSLNGTSSFLSRTGRKIYVTIVEGKDLPSKDKYGKLGSGCYVKFQYGKALKRSKTVPHTSNAIWNQKFEFDEIAGGEYLKIKCFIEEMFADENIGSARVNLEGLIEGSPRDVWIPLEKVNSGELRLQIEAVRVEDSEGSKGSTSNGWVELALIEAKDLVGADLRGTSDPYVRVQYGNLKKRTKVMYKTVNPKWHQTLEFPDDGSPLELHVKDHNHLLPTSSIGDCVVEYQRLPPNEMFDKWIPLQNVKKGEIHIQVTRKVPDLEKKSSLDSESSVTKARRQVSNQMKQMMIKFQSLIEDDDLEGLSASLHEMESLHDTQEEFMVQLETEQTLLLNKINELGQEIINSSPCYALSRRPILP, encoded by the exons ATGAATTCCATTAACGGATTCAAAGGG ATGGTGAAGAAAAAGAGAGCAAGTTCTTGGGATGTGAGGGAAGTTATGGATTGCTTGAATCAGTTGATTGCTGATAAGCCATTTCTTCCAGTTGTAATTCCTGTGTTTTTAGTTGTTTGGGGCATAGAAAAGTGGATTTTCTCTCTGACCAATTGGGTTCCTCTAGTTGTGGCTGTTTGGGCTGTTTTTCAG TACGGAAGTTACCAACGCAAAATTCTTGCAGAAGACTTGAATAATAAATGGAAGCAAGTGTTGCTGGAGACATCT CCAACAACACCTTTGGAGCAGTGTGAGTGGCTGAATAAGCTATTAATTGAAGTTTGGCCTAATTATATTAGCCCGAGGCTTTCTTTGAGGTTCTCTTCTATTGTCGAG AGACGCATGAAACAACGAAGATCAAAGTTGATT GAAAAGATTGAATTACAAGAATTTTCACTTGGTTCTAAGCCTCCAGTTTTAGGGCTTCGTGGAGTACGGTGGTCAACTTCCAATGATCAG CGAATTGCACATCTTGGTTTTGACTGGGATACTACTGATATAAGTATTATGTTGCTTGCCAAGTTGGGAAAGCCATTAATGGGGACTGCTCGGATAGTCGTTAACAGTATCCACATCAAGGGTGAT CTCCGCTTAGTGCCAGTTTTAGATGGAAGAGCATTTTTATACTCATTTGTGGCTTCCCCGGATGTTAGGATAAATGTTGCTTTTGGAAGTGGTGGAAGCCAATCTCTTCCAGCAACTGAGCTGCCAGGGGTTTCTGCATGGCTG GTTAAACTTGTTAATGACTCCTTAGCTAAGAGGATGGTTGAACCTCGccgtaattgtttttctttgccCGCGGTGAATTTATTCAAAACGGCTGTTGCTGGTGTACTCTCTGTCACCGTGATGTCTGCCAGCAAATTGTCAAGGAGTAACCTGAGGACTAGTCCTTCCAGGAAACAACACAGTTCATCAACAGATGGTTATGTGGAGAATTCTAATGATTACAAGGATTTGCGGACATTTGTTGAGGTTGAACTTGAAGAATTAACCAGGAGAACAGAGGTCCAACCAGGATCCTGCCCTAGATGGGACTCAAAGTTCAATATGACTCTACATGAGGATGCAGGAACAATTAAGTTCAATTTATTTGAATGCACTCCTGGCGGTGTGAAGTATGACTATCTGACAAGCTGTGAAGTAAAG ATGAGATATGTTGCAGACGATTCAACAATATTTTGGGCGACGGGAGCAGACTCCACTGCTATAGCCAGGCGCGCAGAGTTCTGTGGTAAAGAAATTGAAATGACGGTGCCATTTGAGGGGATCAATTCAGGGGAG TTGACGGTGAAACTCGTTTTAAAGGAATGGCAATTTGCTGATGGTTCACATAGCTCAAATGGTTTGCCAATGAGCTCTCAACCTTCACTCAACGGCACATCAAGTTTCCTATCTAGAACAGGAAGAAAAATCTATGTGACAATAGTTGAAGGAAAAGATCTTCCATCAAAAGATAAATATGGAAAGCTTGGTTCTGGCTGTTACGTGAAATTCCAGTATGGGAAG GCTCTCAAAAGATCGAAAACTGTTCCACATACATCAAATGCTATCTGGAATCAGAAGTTTGAGTTTGATGAAATTGCTGGTGGTGAATATCTGAAGATAAAATGCTTCATCGAGGAGATGTTTGCAGATGAGAACATTGGTAGTGCACGAGTAAACTTAGAAGGACTTATAGAAGGCTCCCCAAGGGATGTGTGGATTCCTCTTGAAAAAGTGAATTCTGGAGAATTGCGGCTCCAGATTGAAGCAGTCAGAGTTGAGGACTCTGAAGGATCCAAG GGTTCAACTTCCAATGGTTGGGTTGAACTTGCTCTCATCGAGGCTAAAGACCTTGTTGGTGCTGATCTCCGAGGAACCAGTGATCCTTATGTGAGGGTACAATATGGGAACTTGAAGAAAAGAACTAAG GTTATGTATAAAACGGTGAATCCAAAATGGCACCAGACGCTAGAATTTCCTGATGACGGGAGTCCCCTGGAGTTGCATGTTAAGGACCACAACCATTTGCTGCCAACATCAAGCATAGGTGATTGTGTTGTTGAGTACCAGAGGTTGCCTCCAAATGAAATGTTTGATAAGTGGATACCCCTTCAAAATGTAAAGAAGGGAGAGATCCATATTCAAGTCACACGTAAAGTCCCGGATCTAGAAAAGAAATCAAGCTTAGATTCTGAGTCTTCAGTAACCAAAGCACGACGCCAAGTTTCTAACCAG ATGAAGCAAATGATGATCAAGTTCCAGTCTTTAATTGAAGACGATGATCTGGAAGGACTTTCAGCATCGTTGCACGAAATGGAAAGCCTACATGACACACAAGAAGAGTTTATGGTACAGCTCGAGACTGAACAAACACTTTTGCTCAACAAGATAAATGAGCTTGGACAGGAAATCATTAATTCATCACCTTGTTATGCTTTGAGTAGAAGACCTATTTTACCTTGA